ACGGTGAAGAACAAGATGTGTCGCTAATGTCACACCTGGGCCCGCTTGAAGAAGGCGACAACCGCCCCTGCATTACTATAATGACTCCTGAAGAGTATGAGTCTGAAACAGCTAATTAAGCTTTCAGAAATTCATTTTAGCCCTCGCCAATCAAAGCCTAAATGATGTATAATAATCTTCTAGGGCCGGGCTATGAAACACAAAGAGATTTATTTCGATAACAACGCCACTACTAAGCCGCTTGCAGAAGTCAGGGAAGAAGTGCTCAAGGTTATGGACAGCGAGTTCGGAAACCCTTCAAGCGCACACTCTAGCGGCAAAAGGGCACGCAAGCATCTGGCACTCGCAAGAAAACAGCTCTCTGAGCTTATCGGAGCACCTACTTCAAAAATCACATTTACAGGCTCTGGAACTGAATCAAATAACATGGCATTTTATTCCTGCACCAGAGATAAAACAAACGGGTGTGAGATTCTAACCACAACGGTCGAGCACTCATCTATTCATAAAATGTGCAACTTTCTTAAACTGCACGACGTAACGATTAAAAAACTTGAGGTAAACGGTGGCGGTCTAATAGATACAGATGAATTAAAGAAATCAGTAAACGAGAATACTAAGCTCGTCTCAATTCAGTGGGTTAACAACGAGACAGGAATCATACAACCAATTCCTGAGATTGCACAGATCTGCAGCGAGCTTGAGGTCCCTCTTCACACTGACGCTGCACAAGCAGTTGGCAAAATCGAGATGAATATAAATGAAATTCCAGTTGATTTCTTCTCCCTTACCGGACATAAATTTCACTCGCCTCAGGGCGTTGGAGCAATTTACACAAAGGACAAGTATATGCTTGCCCCTATATTATTTGGCGGCTTTCAAGAAGAAGGATTTCACCCTGGAACAGAAAACCTTCCAGGGATAGTCGGCATGGGGAAAGCTGCTGAAATCAGAAAAGAAAACCTATCTGAGCAGATCTACAGGATGGAGGATCTGAGAAATAGGTTTGAGGCAATGGTGCTTGATTTTGTGCCGGGCACAAAAGTAAATGGTGATACGAAACACCGTGTCTGTAACACCACTAATATTATGTTTGCCGGCATTGACGCAAGAAAACTGGTTAAAGAGCTAGACAAAAACGGCGTTAGATGCTCTCAGAGCTCTGCATGTACAAATTTTGAAACCGCCCCTTCTTATGTCCTATGTGCTATGGGACTAACGGAACAAGAGGCTTACTCCAGCATTCGATTCAGCTTCTCTACAGAAAACACCTATGAAGAAATAGATAGCGCTGTTAATATTATAAGAGAATGCGCGGATAGTCTAAAAAACTAAATACGGCTCCACTTTACTTCTGAGCTCCTACTCTATCTAGTCTTAAAAAAATAAACCGCGCCTAGTGGTCGGATAACATGGGGAAAGAGAAAAAGAATATACTCATATCCGGTCTTCCCGGAATAGGCAAAACCACTTTAATAAAAGAAATCTACGCACAAATAAAAGATTCTCATCCAGTTGGCTTCTACACTGAAGAGATCAGAAATGAGAGTCAAAGAAAAGGGTTTCAACTCATGGGACTGGATGGAAGTACTGCTATATTTGCCCATATTCTAATTGAAAGCCCTCATCATGTTGGTAAATACAGGGTCGATGTAGAAGCATTTGATAGATTCCTCACGTCTTTTGATTTTAGCAACAAGAAGCGGCCTGTAATAATCGATGAGATTGGCAAGATGGAATGCTTATCATCTAAGTTTGTTAGTCTAGTTTCGCAAGTTTTTGATTCAGACAACTTGGTAATAGCAACAATTTCCCACACTGATGGCGGCATAAAGGGAAAGATAAAGCAAAGAGATGATGTGGAGCTTTTCAAGATGAATCTTGATAACCGTAATTCGTTATCCAAAGAGATTCTTGAAGTCATAAATACATACTCGCTCGCCCAGCAGTAATGTTTTAGTATCACCCCCTTTATATTAAATTTATGAATGTCTCGTAACTTTTATAATCTAAAAACATCTAATACCAAGATATGTTTTGATATTTTGTAGATTTTGTATTATAAGTGAATTAGGGGGATTATCTCATGGCTAAGACATATGAAAGAAAGACTCATAAATCATGGTATAAGGTGCTCGAGCATGGAGAGCTTCCAGAAGGCCGTGTGACAACAAGAACATGCAGAAACCTAACAATTTGCTTAAGCCATTACAAAGGCGAATTTGGAGCGCTGGATAATAAATGCCCTCACCAAGGCGGCCCGCTTGGCGAAGGATCAATTGAAAGCGGATTTTTAAGATGCCCTTGGCACGGGTGGGACTTTAATCCGATAACGGGAGACTCGCCAGGCGGATTTGACGACGGTGTCCCCACATATGAAATAGAGCAAAGAGATGACGGAATCTATGTAGCTTTAGAAGATGAAGCAGAGCATGTTAAAACCGTAACAGATATTATGGCAGAGACAATGGTGAACTGGGGCGTAAAACAAATCTTTGGCATGGTTGGACACTCTAACTTAGGACTTGCTGATGCGCTCAGAGTACAGGAGCAGGCTGGTAATCTCTCTTACTATGGAATACGCCACGAGGGCGCAGCCGCTTTTGCCTGCTCAGCTTATGGAAAACTTACCGGCAGACCTGCAGCTTGTCTTGGAATAGCAGGTCCGGGCTCAACCAATTTGCTAACTGGTCTTTGGGATGCGAATGTCGACAGAAGCCCAGTTCTTGCCCTAAGCGGTCAGGTTGACACTCAGGTGCTTGGCCCGGGGGCTTTTCAGGAAGTTGATCTTCAAGCAGCTTTTGGAAAAGTGGCGCAGTGGTCTCAAACAGTCCTTCCCACTAGTAAACATGCTGAGCTAATCAACCTTGCTCTTAAGAGTGCAATATTAAACAGAGGTGTATCTCATCTTGTATTCCCGGATGAAGTACAGACTCTTCCTGCACCTAAGAAAGCCCATGCAGGCTCTCCTAAAGGCAGAGTAACGCCGCTGACCATAAGCCCTCCTAAAGAAACTCTAGATCAAGCAATAAAGCTATTAAGAAAAGCCGAAAGACCCGCAATAATTGTTGGACACGGCGCGCGGTTTAATATGGATGCAATCATTGAGCTTGCCCAAATGCTGAAATG
The genomic region above belongs to Thermodesulfobacteriota bacterium and contains:
- a CDS encoding NTPase, encoding MGKEKKNILISGLPGIGKTTLIKEIYAQIKDSHPVGFYTEEIRNESQRKGFQLMGLDGSTAIFAHILIESPHHVGKYRVDVEAFDRFLTSFDFSNKKRPVIIDEIGKMECLSSKFVSLVSQVFDSDNLVIATISHTDGGIKGKIKQRDDVELFKMNLDNRNSLSKEILEVINTYSLAQQ
- a CDS encoding thiamine pyrophosphate-binding protein → MAKTYERKTHKSWYKVLEHGELPEGRVTTRTCRNLTICLSHYKGEFGALDNKCPHQGGPLGEGSIESGFLRCPWHGWDFNPITGDSPGGFDDGVPTYEIEQRDDGIYVALEDEAEHVKTVTDIMAETMVNWGVKQIFGMVGHSNLGLADALRVQEQAGNLSYYGIRHEGAAAFACSAYGKLTGRPAACLGIAGPGSTNLLTGLWDANVDRSPVLALSGQVDTQVLGPGAFQEVDLQAAFGKVAQWSQTVLPTSKHAELINLALKSAILNRGVSHLVFPDEVQTLPAPKKAHAGSPKGRVTPLTISPPKETLDQAIKLLRKAERPAIIVGHGARFNMDAIIELAQMLKCPVFTTFKGKGLIADDHPLGCGVLGRSGTPIASWFMNESDLLVVFGASFSNHTGISSKKPIIHVDFDNMALAKFHSVTVPLWGEIGVTAELIKKGVKGKAKSKDRRKDIAKRWAIWRDEKKSRRKDDRGMGVSSAHIFEEMSKLVPEDAIIAVDVGNNTYSFGRYFECKNQALLMSGYLGSIGFSLPAALGAWSATQEDDPKFKGRKVVSVSGDGGFGQYLAEVTTAVKYGMNITHVLLHNKELGKISKEQKAGNWEVWQTSLHNPNFADFVNSCGGLGIRVTKKKEFGPALRKALKHKTFSLVEIMADVELI
- a CDS encoding cysteine desulfurase family protein, giving the protein MKHKEIYFDNNATTKPLAEVREEVLKVMDSEFGNPSSAHSSGKRARKHLALARKQLSELIGAPTSKITFTGSGTESNNMAFYSCTRDKTNGCEILTTTVEHSSIHKMCNFLKLHDVTIKKLEVNGGGLIDTDELKKSVNENTKLVSIQWVNNETGIIQPIPEIAQICSELEVPLHTDAAQAVGKIEMNINEIPVDFFSLTGHKFHSPQGVGAIYTKDKYMLAPILFGGFQEEGFHPGTENLPGIVGMGKAAEIRKENLSEQIYRMEDLRNRFEAMVLDFVPGTKVNGDTKHRVCNTTNIMFAGIDARKLVKELDKNGVRCSQSSACTNFETAPSYVLCAMGLTEQEAYSSIRFSFSTENTYEEIDSAVNIIRECADSLKN